In the genome of Shewanella glacialimarina, one region contains:
- a CDS encoding lyase family protein, with translation MLDKPIATAIQQAIIASKQLDFSTHFPLDLFQTGSGTSSNMNVNEVIASLASDICRIKCIPMIMSIWVKAVTMWCPPVFILVQCGI, from the coding sequence TTGCTCGACAAACCTATTGCAACAGCCATTCAACAAGCGATTATAGCCAGTAAGCAGCTTGATTTTTCAACGCACTTTCCGCTAGACCTGTTTCAAACAGGCTCTGGCACCAGTTCTAATATGAATGTTAATGAAGTGATTGCCAGCCTGGCCAGCGATATTTGCAGGATAAAGTGCATCCCAATGATCATGTCAATATGGGTCAAAGCAGTAACGATGTGGTGCCCGCCTGTATTCATATTAGTACAGTGCGGCATTTAA
- a CDS encoding SDR family oxidoreductase, which yields MSMNILVAGATGKTGQHLVQYLIDQGHKPIALVRESSDTSSLPQGVDMRHGDLTDLETGLCDGMDAVIFAAGSGGNTGPEMTRKVDRDGAKRLIDLAKQSGVKRFVMLSSIGADQSNPTGNMAPYLNAKHEADEYLKASGVTYSILRPVALTNKSRGTDVILGEDVDKSAKASRADVAHVLAEAATTGRYDGTAQNMQSA from the coding sequence ATGAGCATGAACATTCTTGTCGCCGGTGCCACCGGCAAAACGGGCCAGCATCTGGTCCAGTACCTGATAGATCAGGGCCACAAGCCGATAGCACTGGTTCGCGAAAGTTCAGATACCAGTTCACTGCCCCAGGGCGTAGATATGCGTCATGGTGACCTAACAGACCTAGAAACCGGTCTGTGCGACGGCATGGACGCGGTGATCTTTGCCGCTGGCTCGGGAGGAAACACAGGCCCTGAAATGACCAGGAAAGTGGATCGGGACGGCGCTAAACGACTGATTGATCTGGCGAAGCAATCAGGCGTGAAGCGTTTCGTGATGCTCAGCTCGATCGGCGCAGATCAATCCAACCCCACAGGGAACATGGCCCCTTACCTGAATGCCAAACACGAAGCGGACGAATACCTCAAGGCTTCCGGAGTAACCTACTCGATCCTGCGCCCCGTGGCATTGACCAACAAGAGCCGCGGCACGGATGTGATCCTGGGTGAGGACGTCGACAAATCGGCCAAGGCGTCTCGAGCGGATGTGGCCCATGTACTGGCAGAGGCTGCCACTACAGGCCGTTACGACGGTACAGCGCAGAATATGCAGTCAGCCTGA
- a CDS encoding DUF7010 family protein, whose translation MQYKSLDQQLIEYRQLRALAMPLSGMIVWSLLLALSFVLPASEMIMAVFIGTGSIVYLAMGVSRLTGENIQFKKKHQRNWFESVFLAAMGMSLLTFAISIPFFMENYLALPFALAVQTGLMWLVHGVLAAQKVAIVHAVVRTAACVTAFLLWPELSFQIQPFIVVCCYGFTIPVMELSWRRQQTLHTSY comes from the coding sequence ATGCAATACAAATCATTAGACCAACAGTTAATTGAATACCGTCAACTACGCGCGTTAGCAATGCCCTTATCTGGCATGATTGTTTGGAGTTTATTATTGGCATTAAGCTTTGTATTACCCGCATCAGAAATGATAATGGCAGTATTTATCGGCACGGGATCAATTGTTTACCTAGCAATGGGCGTATCTCGTTTAACCGGTGAGAACATACAATTTAAGAAAAAGCATCAACGAAACTGGTTCGAAAGTGTATTTTTAGCCGCGATGGGCATGAGCTTACTTACCTTTGCGATTAGCATCCCGTTTTTTATGGAGAACTATCTCGCATTACCTTTTGCCCTAGCGGTACAAACAGGACTGATGTGGCTAGTCCATGGTGTTTTAGCAGCACAAAAAGTGGCTATAGTACATGCTGTTGTACGCACAGCAGCCTGTGTAACCGCCTTTTTACTTTGGCCTGAGCTAAGCTTTCAAATTCAGCCTTTTATTGTTGTATGCTGTTATGGTTTTACCATCCCCGTAATGGAGCTTAGCTGGCGCAGACAACAAACGCTTCATACCAGCTATTAG
- a CDS encoding lyase family protein: MGQSSNDVVPACIHISTVRHLKTQLYPAITDLSDRLKYLANKHSNLVKTGRTHLMDAMPITLEQEL; encoded by the coding sequence ATGGGTCAAAGCAGTAACGATGTGGTGCCCGCCTGTATTCATATTAGTACAGTGCGGCATTTAAAGACTCAATTGTATCCGGCTATTACAGATCTAAGTGACAGATTAAAATATTTAGCCAACAAGCATTCAAATCTGGTTAAAACCGGGCGCACTCATTTAATGGACGCCATGCCAATTACTTTGGAGCAAGAGCTATAA
- a CDS encoding nuclear transport factor 2 family protein: protein MYRIIVLTLSILFSGAVTADTNIDNQNVKRAVLDYIESQHKVEPDLMKRGLDKKLAKRTYWESKDGSEIIMETDFETMVWVAENYNKDGNKFPSSPKVDINILDIDNRVASVKLTVDDWIDYMHLYKNENNEWKIINVLWQYHDTKKHSSKP from the coding sequence ATGTATCGCATTATTGTTTTAACCTTATCCATTCTTTTTTCTGGCGCCGTAACAGCTGATACGAATATTGATAATCAAAATGTAAAAAGAGCTGTGCTCGACTATATAGAGTCACAACATAAAGTCGAACCGGACTTAATGAAAAGAGGCTTAGATAAAAAATTAGCTAAAAGAACTTACTGGGAATCTAAAGATGGCTCAGAGATTATAATGGAGACTGATTTTGAAACTATGGTATGGGTGGCTGAAAACTACAACAAAGATGGTAATAAATTCCCTTCATCTCCCAAAGTTGATATCAACATACTCGATATTGATAATCGAGTTGCATCGGTAAAATTAACAGTAGATGATTGGATTGATTACATGCACTTATATAAAAATGAAAATAACGAGTGGAAAATAATTAACGTTTTGTGGCAATACCATGATACGAAGAAGCATTCGAGTAAACCGTAA
- a CDS encoding DUF998 domain-containing protein, with protein sequence MLENIAIYSGVIATVWIVIGVYIASKFYAGYSHSKQFCSELGATGSPTEKLSPLINNYPLGFLFCFFGSYLTQLSNVSMLVNITGWLIIFHGVGTWVAGYFPMDADPFTKNPTFNCKVHSWAGFIMLLSLIVAPILIAISPTTEIIPLYFRVLSLLSVIAAVYYLFAMAKAVKNQSNPGIHQRISYGFQLIWLSAFSIVLS encoded by the coding sequence GTGCTGGAAAATATTGCTATCTATTCAGGGGTAATTGCTACAGTTTGGATTGTCATTGGGGTTTATATCGCAAGCAAATTCTATGCAGGTTACAGTCACTCTAAACAATTTTGCAGTGAGTTAGGTGCAACAGGAAGCCCCACTGAAAAATTATCTCCGTTAATTAATAATTACCCTTTAGGCTTTTTATTCTGCTTTTTTGGCAGCTATTTAACCCAACTTTCAAATGTGTCTATGCTAGTCAATATAACTGGTTGGTTGATCATTTTTCATGGTGTTGGTACTTGGGTTGCAGGTTATTTTCCTATGGATGCAGACCCATTTACTAAAAATCCAACGTTTAATTGTAAGGTGCATTCGTGGGCTGGTTTTATAATGTTACTTTCGTTAATTGTAGCGCCAATATTAATCGCTATAAGTCCAACGACTGAAATTATCCCATTATATTTCCGTGTATTGTCACTGCTTTCAGTAATAGCAGCGGTTTATTATCTTTTTGCCATGGCTAAAGCCGTTAAAAATCAGAGTAATCCCGGTATACATCAACGCATTTCATATGGTTTTCAATTAATATGGTTAAGCGCTTTTTCAATCGTGTTGAGCTAG
- a CDS encoding methanogen output domain 1-containing protein: MNEIKVNNIQLDHLSIPLERDAFFRSVIRGISGQLEDLIGLDEASGFISIVGQEIGTEINDSYKKELQVSKLSRDQICGVLQDLKTRIKGNFHIISVDENKVIFGNNACPFGDKVHGRPSLCMMTSNVFGTIAAENNGYAKVTLDKTIARGDKCCHVTVYFQLTDEAEEAEGREYYEGS; the protein is encoded by the coding sequence ATGAATGAGATAAAGGTAAACAATATCCAATTAGATCATCTCAGTATCCCGCTTGAACGTGATGCTTTTTTTCGCTCGGTTATTCGAGGGATCTCAGGGCAATTAGAGGACCTTATCGGCCTTGATGAAGCATCGGGATTTATCAGTATCGTCGGGCAAGAGATTGGCACTGAAATCAATGATAGCTATAAAAAAGAATTACAGGTCTCCAAACTAAGTAGAGACCAAATTTGTGGGGTATTACAAGACCTCAAAACTCGTATAAAAGGCAATTTTCATATTATTAGCGTGGATGAAAATAAGGTTATCTTTGGTAATAACGCTTGTCCATTTGGTGATAAAGTTCATGGCCGCCCGTCATTATGTATGATGACATCTAACGTTTTTGGCACCATAGCGGCTGAAAATAACGGCTATGCCAAAGTCACTCTAGATAAAACAATTGCTCGAGGCGATAAATGTTGCCATGTCACAGTGTATTTTCAACTAACTGACGAGGCAGAAGAGGCCGAAGGTAGAGAGTACTACGAGGGAAGTTAA
- a CDS encoding sensor histidine kinase, whose product MLQCNNKEQSTAIFATLNLKIEQLKNEIKERHYTEQQILLLNKNLEQSINERTAELQHKNQELNRFLAELKSAQDQIIRSERLASLGGMVAGVAHEINNPVGVCLTASSHLTQQVSFYQTLYHQDKLTRNDLEKFLETASKSSTIIESNLNRAASQIGRFKQLAVDQSNDEKRFINVKKYLTELLLSLQPYFENTSHTWNIICDKALTIETYPGAIGQIITNLISNSMTHGLVDIDNGEIEIKIIQNKGLIQFHYKDNGIGIPLHDRAKVFDPFFTTKRNQGGSGLGMNIVYNLVTGKLGGNISIENKQSNGAYFFFTIPESL is encoded by the coding sequence ATGTTGCAATGTAACAATAAAGAACAATCCACGGCGATTTTTGCAACCCTTAATCTAAAAATTGAGCAACTAAAAAATGAAATAAAAGAACGTCATTATACTGAACAACAAATTCTTTTACTCAATAAAAACCTGGAGCAATCTATAAATGAAAGAACAGCGGAACTACAACATAAAAACCAAGAACTAAATCGTTTTTTAGCCGAATTAAAGAGCGCTCAAGATCAAATTATTCGCTCTGAACGTTTAGCATCCTTGGGGGGAATGGTTGCCGGCGTAGCACACGAAATCAATAATCCAGTCGGGGTTTGTTTAACGGCATCATCTCATCTGACTCAACAAGTTAGCTTTTACCAAACGCTTTATCATCAAGATAAATTGACTCGTAATGATTTAGAGAAATTTTTAGAGACGGCCTCTAAATCTTCGACAATTATCGAGTCCAACCTTAACCGTGCAGCCAGTCAAATAGGACGCTTTAAACAGTTAGCGGTAGATCAATCAAATGATGAAAAACGCTTTATAAATGTAAAAAAATATCTCACTGAACTTCTTTTAAGTCTGCAGCCCTATTTTGAAAATACATCACACACATGGAATATTATTTGTGATAAAGCGCTGACAATAGAAACCTATCCTGGTGCGATTGGGCAAATTATCACTAACCTCATCAGTAACTCAATGACCCACGGATTAGTTGATATTGACAATGGAGAAATTGAAATCAAAATAATCCAAAACAAAGGTTTGATTCAATTTCACTATAAAGACAATGGAATTGGTATCCCACTGCATGACAGAGCAAAGGTTTTCGATCCATTTTTCACCACCAAACGCAACCAGGGCGGAAGTGGCTTAGGAATGAATATTGTTTATAACCTTGTCACAGGAAAACTAGGCGGAAATATCAGTATTGAAAATAAACAGAGTAACGGTGCGTATTTCTTTTTTACCATTCCAGAGTCGCTGTAA
- a CDS encoding NAD-dependent succinate-semialdehyde dehydrogenase, whose amino-acid sequence MSTITTINPATEKEIHTYDIMTEKQATDRLESCHGAFLQWRELTHKERAPYLKMIAQKLLDNADELAALMTNETGKLLKDGHVEVELCAAIFNYTAENGPDALADEERVQGLNGKRGVISYQPIGVIYSIQPWNFPLYQPVRVLASNLMAGNGCVLKHASICTGSGLRLRELCIEAGLPEDLFQVLVIDHDTSDKLIAHPKVRGVTMTGSDGAGRHIGPVAAKELKKTVLELGSNDAYLVLEDADIETAVKFSVMGRLYNNGETCVSAKRFIVTDKVYDAFVEAFVAQMQKINMGDPTDKNTQLGPLSSQEQFDTVKEQVDASVAKGAKILCGGEVPNRTGAYYPATVLADLTSGMPAYDDEIFGPVASIIRASDDEDAMRLANDSRYGLGGGIFSKDEERALKLARDYFDTGMIRINSFGAADPNMPFGGVKNSGYGREHGGFGMKEFVNVKSIFLP is encoded by the coding sequence ATGTCGACAATCACCACCATTAATCCCGCGACCGAAAAAGAAATCCATACCTACGACATCATGACCGAAAAGCAGGCGACGGATCGGCTTGAGTCCTGCCATGGGGCGTTTCTGCAATGGCGTGAACTGACCCATAAGGAGCGGGCCCCCTACCTCAAGATGATCGCTCAAAAATTGCTCGACAATGCCGATGAATTAGCCGCCTTAATGACCAACGAAACCGGCAAGCTCCTCAAGGATGGACACGTTGAGGTCGAACTCTGTGCAGCGATCTTTAATTACACCGCTGAAAATGGACCCGACGCGCTAGCCGATGAAGAGCGTGTGCAAGGACTCAACGGTAAACGCGGCGTCATCAGTTATCAGCCCATCGGCGTTATCTATTCGATCCAGCCTTGGAACTTTCCCCTTTACCAGCCGGTTCGTGTACTGGCATCCAATCTGATGGCTGGTAATGGCTGTGTTCTGAAGCACGCCAGCATCTGCACCGGCTCCGGTCTTCGTTTGCGTGAATTGTGCATTGAGGCCGGCTTGCCCGAGGACCTGTTCCAGGTTCTGGTGATTGACCACGATACCAGCGACAAGCTGATAGCTCACCCTAAGGTCCGTGGTGTCACAATGACCGGCAGCGATGGCGCTGGGCGACACATAGGTCCTGTGGCCGCCAAGGAATTAAAGAAGACGGTACTCGAACTGGGGTCAAATGACGCTTACCTGGTGCTTGAAGATGCCGATATCGAAACCGCCGTAAAATTTTCGGTAATGGGTCGACTTTACAACAACGGAGAGACCTGCGTTTCTGCCAAGCGGTTCATCGTGACCGATAAGGTCTATGACGCCTTTGTCGAGGCCTTCGTCGCTCAAATGCAAAAGATCAACATGGGTGACCCCACGGATAAGAATACCCAGCTTGGCCCGCTTTCCAGCCAGGAGCAGTTTGACACAGTCAAGGAGCAAGTTGACGCCAGCGTCGCCAAGGGGGCAAAAATCCTCTGCGGTGGCGAAGTGCCAAACCGCACGGGTGCTTATTATCCCGCTACTGTGCTAGCAGACCTCACGTCAGGAATGCCGGCCTACGACGATGAAATCTTCGGGCCGGTCGCGTCGATTATCCGCGCCAGTGATGATGAGGACGCCATGCGGCTGGCTAATGACAGCCGCTATGGACTCGGCGGTGGGATCTTTTCAAAGGACGAGGAGCGTGCCCTCAAACTGGCCCGCGATTACTTCGACACAGGCATGATCCGCATTAATTCGTTTGGGGCTGCTGATCCGAACATGCCATTTGGCGGGGTCAAGAATTCCGGGTACGGACGTGAACACGGTGGCTTTGGTATGAAGGAGTTCGTCAACGTAAAGTCGATTTTTCTGCCCTGA
- a CDS encoding SDR family oxidoreductase, protein MSEINSKVVIITGASSGLGKATALRLAKGGAKLVLAARREERLVELRDTIKELGGDAIYQVTDVTDRAQVESLAKAAKEAYGRIDVLVNNAGLMPLSPLDELKVDEWETMIDVNIKGVLYGIAAVLPTMREQHVGHIINLSSIAGHKVFPASAVYSATKFAVKAISEGIRQEGNGEIRSTNISPGAVATELTSKISDPDTAKGVDEMYEMAIDPDAIARAIAYAIEQPADVDVNEIIIRPTKQPL, encoded by the coding sequence ATGTCAGAGATCAATAGCAAAGTCGTTATCATTACCGGTGCCAGCAGCGGTCTGGGCAAAGCCACAGCACTACGCCTGGCAAAGGGTGGCGCCAAACTGGTGCTTGCTGCCCGCCGCGAGGAACGCCTTGTGGAGCTGCGTGACACTATCAAGGAGCTGGGTGGTGACGCTATTTATCAGGTTACCGACGTCACTGACCGCGCTCAGGTCGAGTCGCTGGCCAAGGCAGCGAAGGAAGCGTATGGCCGCATCGACGTACTAGTCAACAACGCTGGCCTGATGCCGCTGTCGCCCCTAGATGAACTCAAGGTCGACGAGTGGGAGACGATGATTGATGTCAATATCAAAGGCGTGCTCTACGGCATTGCCGCGGTGCTGCCGACCATGCGCGAGCAGCATGTTGGCCACATTATCAATCTCTCGTCGATAGCCGGGCATAAGGTCTTTCCCGCGTCCGCCGTTTATTCCGCTACCAAGTTTGCCGTGAAGGCGATATCCGAAGGCATTCGTCAGGAAGGCAATGGGGAAATTCGCTCCACCAATATTTCGCCTGGGGCCGTGGCGACCGAGCTGACCAGTAAAATCAGCGACCCCGATACTGCCAAGGGTGTTGATGAAATGTACGAGATGGCCATTGACCCTGATGCGATTGCGCGAGCAATTGCTTATGCCATCGAGCAGCCGGCAGATGTTGATGTCAACGAGATTATCATCCGCCCCACTAAGCAGCCGCTCTAG
- a CDS encoding two-component system response regulator, which produces MLIIDDDQDIHDVSQLVLNDVTFKERKIHFIHGYSGKEAREMMALHPDAAVLLLDVVMENDTAGLDTVRYIREELQNRTVRIILRTGQPGQAPEHKIVRLYDINDYLEKSKLTSQYLETAMITSLRSYDDICTINQLSTNNDNLESLVKARTQDLIEVNDQLQQQMVIKNQSLEALQRSEDRLAEAQRIAKIGHFEWSITNDSVSCSEQIYRIFQLPEGKRFILQEDFIAKLAIEDQHYVLDIFKQTIREQKPYDIEHHVLLDDGTALFIRHQGDVSISPDGQIIHIVGTLQDITERRNAELEMRKLATAIEQIADGIMITNKEGIIEYVNPAMCQMTGYTKEELINRTPRILKSDKQNDRFYHRLWKTIQRGSIFNEIIINRHKSGRLYYEEKTITPQLNSLGEITSYISSGKDITDRIEAQENLYHLAHHDSLTGLPNRVLFLDRLEQAIKTAHWRNRILAVLFLDVDRFKIINDSLGHHVGDLLLNEMAQRLSDCMRADDTVARFGGDEFAIMLNDIAAVDDIAAIAQKILSSLSEVYLYEDFELFITASIGISLYPDHGINAQLLLKNADAAMYLAKGSSRNSFQFYTSEIEQITLNRLTLESGLRRALERDEFKLYYQPQLSLTSCKIEAYEALLRWQHPEHGLISPDSFIPLLEETGMIIPVGHWVLQTACQQEKANQSAGKVAKKVAVNISIHQFKEKNFVEMVHEILIKTGLEAKYLELEVTEGILIDNITETAEKLHELHNLGVSLSIDDFGTGYSSMNYLRRMPFDLLKIDRSFITDVTTNKDDRAIASAIITLAHSIGLNVIAEGVETTEQLSFLDELGCDSIQGYLCSPPLPAEQAFEIKVDQYKNWKNYLRHCNR; this is translated from the coding sequence GTGTTAATTATTGATGATGATCAGGACATTCATGACGTTTCACAGCTAGTGCTTAATGATGTTACGTTTAAAGAACGTAAGATCCATTTTATACATGGATATTCAGGTAAAGAAGCCCGTGAAATGATGGCATTACATCCCGACGCAGCTGTTTTATTGCTGGATGTGGTGATGGAAAATGATACCGCAGGGCTTGATACCGTAAGATATATTCGTGAAGAACTGCAAAATAGAACGGTTAGAATTATTTTACGAACAGGTCAGCCCGGTCAAGCCCCTGAGCATAAAATTGTACGCTTATATGATATCAATGATTACCTAGAAAAAAGCAAACTTACCTCGCAATACCTAGAAACAGCGATGATCACTTCACTGAGATCCTATGATGATATTTGCACCATTAACCAACTATCGACAAACAACGACAATTTAGAATCATTGGTAAAAGCAAGAACTCAGGACTTAATTGAAGTAAACGATCAACTACAACAACAAATGGTGATCAAAAACCAAAGTCTCGAAGCTCTTCAGCGCAGCGAAGATCGACTCGCTGAGGCTCAAAGAATTGCTAAAATAGGCCATTTTGAATGGTCAATTACAAATGATAGTGTTTCTTGCTCGGAACAAATATATCGCATATTCCAACTTCCCGAAGGCAAGAGGTTTATTTTACAAGAAGATTTTATCGCTAAATTAGCAATTGAAGATCAACATTATGTTTTGGATATTTTCAAGCAAACAATCCGAGAACAAAAACCCTATGATATAGAGCATCATGTTCTGCTTGACGATGGAACCGCCCTTTTTATAAGGCACCAAGGTGATGTCTCGATTAGCCCAGATGGTCAGATAATTCACATAGTTGGCACCTTACAAGATATTACAGAGCGGCGTAATGCTGAACTTGAAATGCGTAAACTGGCAACGGCTATTGAGCAAATAGCCGATGGCATTATGATAACGAACAAGGAAGGTATTATTGAATATGTAAATCCGGCTATGTGTCAGATGACTGGATACACAAAAGAAGAACTCATAAACCGTACTCCTCGAATATTAAAATCAGATAAACAGAATGATCGCTTTTATCATCGACTTTGGAAAACAATTCAAAGAGGCTCAATTTTTAATGAGATTATTATTAATAGGCATAAAAGCGGACGCCTTTACTATGAAGAGAAAACAATAACCCCACAGCTCAATAGCCTAGGTGAAATTACTAGCTATATATCTAGCGGCAAAGACATTACGGACCGTATTGAGGCACAAGAGAACCTCTATCACCTCGCTCATCATGACTCACTAACAGGCTTACCAAATCGTGTTTTGTTCCTCGATCGTCTCGAGCAAGCAATTAAAACAGCACATTGGAGAAACCGTATCCTGGCGGTATTATTTTTAGACGTAGATAGATTCAAAATCATTAATGACTCACTTGGCCACCACGTTGGTGATTTATTGCTCAATGAAATGGCGCAAAGGTTATCAGACTGCATGCGTGCTGATGATACTGTTGCCCGTTTTGGTGGCGATGAGTTTGCCATTATGTTAAATGACATCGCAGCGGTAGACGATATTGCGGCTATAGCGCAAAAGATACTGAGCTCACTTTCTGAAGTCTACTTATATGAAGATTTTGAATTATTTATTACAGCCAGCATTGGGATCAGTCTTTACCCTGATCACGGAATTAATGCACAATTACTCCTTAAAAATGCAGATGCCGCTATGTATCTTGCTAAAGGAAGTAGTAGGAATTCATTTCAATTTTATACCTCTGAAATTGAACAAATTACATTAAACCGCCTAACGCTTGAATCTGGATTACGCCGCGCATTAGAGCGTGACGAATTCAAATTATATTATCAACCTCAGCTAAGTTTAACCTCCTGCAAAATTGAGGCATATGAAGCATTGCTTCGCTGGCAACATCCTGAACATGGCTTAATTTCTCCCGACAGTTTTATTCCTCTATTAGAAGAGACTGGCATGATTATACCGGTTGGGCATTGGGTGTTGCAGACCGCTTGTCAGCAGGAAAAAGCCAATCAATCTGCAGGAAAAGTGGCAAAAAAAGTCGCTGTTAATATTTCCATTCACCAATTCAAAGAAAAAAACTTTGTTGAAATGGTCCATGAAATACTTATCAAAACAGGACTAGAGGCGAAATACCTTGAGCTTGAAGTCACCGAAGGCATATTAATAGATAATATTACTGAAACCGCCGAAAAATTACATGAGCTGCATAATTTGGGGGTATCACTATCGATAGATGATTTCGGAACCGGATACTCTTCGATGAATTACCTAAGAAGAATGCCCTTTGATCTGTTGAAAATTGATAGATCATTCATCACAGATGTTACAACCAATAAAGATGATAGAGCCATTGCCTCTGCAATTATAACCTTAGCTCACTCAATTGGGCTGAATGTCATTGCCGAAGGTGTCGAAACTACTGAGCAATTGAGTTTTCTGGACGAATTAGGCTGCGATTCAATTCAAGGGTATCTCTGTAGCCCTCCTCTTCCTGCCGAGCAAGCATTTGAAATTAAAGTAGACCAATACAAAAATTGGAAAAACTATTTAAGACATTGCAACAGGTAA
- a CDS encoding type 2 periplasmic-binding domain-containing protein produces MTIGKFLLRGLGHKFIRNCNSVYLSCFAAFFFLMITVLFLLRLTYAANASEGLVADTSVVSDAAVLQVHIPIGKEFAESHVSYFPKLLALALDKTSITDGPYKISYLNEQYTTHRLIAELSKDTHLLSVMWTANSAERQQQLRPVKISILKGLNSYRIFLIRKDDQVKFNLINSLQDLRGFVAGQGAQWPDANVLAANDMPLVTVTQSDSLFPMLASKRFDYFPRGLYEIWAEQPAHANKGLVIEESLLLNYPSPIYFFVNKNDKALADRIERGLTIAISDGSFDELFFSVEGFRKGWAELHSNNRKLLKLKTDFQDQD; encoded by the coding sequence ATGACGATAGGTAAGTTTTTACTAAGGGGCTTGGGTCACAAGTTTATTCGCAATTGTAATAGTGTTTACCTAAGCTGTTTTGCAGCCTTTTTTTTCCTGATGATCACAGTGCTGTTCTTGCTCCGTTTGACCTATGCTGCCAATGCAAGTGAAGGGTTAGTAGCAGACACGTCAGTTGTATCTGATGCTGCTGTTTTGCAAGTACACATACCAATAGGCAAGGAGTTCGCTGAAAGTCATGTGTCATATTTTCCAAAGCTGTTGGCATTGGCGTTAGACAAAACAAGTATTACAGATGGGCCTTACAAGATATCCTATCTAAATGAGCAATATACCACTCATCGGCTTATTGCTGAACTATCGAAAGATACGCATTTACTCAGTGTCATGTGGACAGCGAACAGTGCTGAGCGTCAACAGCAGTTACGTCCAGTTAAAATCTCAATTCTGAAAGGACTTAACAGCTATCGTATCTTTTTGATTAGAAAGGATGATCAGGTAAAGTTTAATCTTATTAATAGCTTACAGGATTTGCGAGGTTTTGTTGCAGGGCAAGGTGCGCAGTGGCCTGATGCGAATGTATTGGCGGCTAATGACATGCCACTTGTCACCGTGACCCAATCCGATTCTTTGTTCCCGATGCTAGCCAGTAAACGCTTTGATTACTTTCCGCGAGGATTGTATGAAATATGGGCGGAGCAACCTGCCCATGCAAACAAAGGTTTGGTCATAGAGGAATCATTGCTCCTCAACTATCCATCGCCCATTTATTTTTTTGTAAATAAAAACGACAAAGCCTTAGCAGATCGTATTGAGCGCGGCTTAACTATTGCCATCAGTGATGGTAGTTTTGATGAACTTTTCTTTAGTGTTGAAGGGTTTAGAAAAGGGTGGGCTGAACTGCATAGCAACAATCGTAAGCTTTTGAAATTAAAAACTGATTTTCAAGATCAAGATTAG